In a single window of the Prevotella melaninogenica genome:
- a CDS encoding trans-sulfuration enzyme family protein, protein MKKQTQAIHQPYKRRDAYDALSMPVYNAVAFEFDNAKVMADAFCGRIDAPDYSRVENPTVTNLEQRVKALTGAENVIALNSGMAAISNTLLSVVEQGKNVITSRHLFGNTYSLLTSTLSRLGVDARLCDLTDVEAVERLIDDNTCCLFLEVMSNPQLEVVDVRALAEIAHRHGIPVIADTTLIPFTQFSAKDLGIDLEVVSSTKYISGGATSLGGLVIDYGTYPSIGKRLLNEMLFNLGAYMTPQVAYMQTLGLETLDVRYRAQAGNALELAQRLRTLKPICKVNYVGLEDNPYHQLAVSQYGETAGAMVTIDLESQEACFRMLDNLKLIHRATNLFDNRTLAIHPASTIFGLFTAEERAAMDVQDTTIRLSIGLECVDDLFDDIKQALEA, encoded by the coding sequence ATGAAGAAACAGACACAGGCTATTCATCAGCCTTACAAGCGTAGAGATGCATACGATGCGTTAAGTATGCCAGTATATAATGCTGTTGCCTTTGAATTTGACAATGCGAAAGTGATGGCTGATGCCTTTTGTGGGCGTATTGATGCTCCTGATTATTCACGTGTGGAGAACCCAACAGTGACGAATCTCGAACAGCGTGTTAAGGCTTTGACGGGTGCCGAGAATGTTATTGCCCTCAACTCGGGTATGGCTGCTATCAGCAATACGTTGCTTTCTGTTGTTGAACAGGGTAAGAACGTTATCACATCACGTCATCTCTTTGGTAATACCTATTCTTTGCTTACATCAACACTGAGCAGATTGGGTGTGGATGCAAGACTTTGTGACCTTACAGATGTTGAGGCTGTGGAACGATTGATAGATGATAATACGTGTTGTCTGTTCCTTGAAGTAATGTCAAATCCTCAACTTGAGGTGGTTGATGTGCGTGCTTTGGCTGAAATAGCCCATCGACATGGCATCCCTGTTATTGCTGATACAACGCTTATCCCATTCACACAGTTCTCTGCAAAGGACTTAGGAATTGACTTGGAGGTCGTTTCAAGTACGAAGTATATCAGTGGTGGTGCTACCTCTTTGGGTGGTCTTGTTATTGATTATGGTACTTATCCTTCTATTGGTAAGCGACTCTTGAATGAGATGCTCTTTAATCTTGGGGCTTATATGACGCCACAGGTAGCCTATATGCAGACTTTGGGTTTAGAAACTTTGGACGTTCGCTATCGTGCGCAAGCTGGCAATGCTTTGGAGTTGGCTCAAAGACTGCGTACGCTTAAGCCTATTTGTAAGGTGAATTATGTGGGTTTGGAGGATAATCCTTACCATCAGTTGGCTGTTAGTCAGTATGGTGAAACTGCTGGAGCGATGGTCACAATAGACTTAGAGAGTCAAGAGGCTTGCTTCAGAATGCTCGATAACTTGAAACTCATTCATCGTGCAACTAACCTCTTTGATAATCGTACCTTGGCTATCCACCCAGCAAGTACTATCTTTGGGCTCTTCACTGCT